In Malus sylvestris chromosome 15, drMalSylv7.2, whole genome shotgun sequence, a single genomic region encodes these proteins:
- the LOC126601154 gene encoding uncharacterized protein LOC126601154: MLNYGSLPSSLLLLLLIFLFLSSPTFVFFSHGDSNFPPLQSPPNSGWDFDGKYEVGYQWGTGRFLMEGVEGPFGAPVERSSIVLAAQRTQRKDPLNGFKRYTGGWNISDHHYWASVGFTAVPLFAIAAIWFLGFGLCLLIISVCYFCCQRQTYGYSRTAYVLSLIFLVLFTIATIIGCVVLYTGQQRFHSSTTSTLEYVVHQADLTVEQLRNASDYLASAKQLGVDQVYLPANVQTDIDQIGGKINYSANTLAEKTVENSKDIRDLLDSMRLALIISAAILLVLTFLGLLFSLFGMQLLVYILVIAAWILVTGTFILCGTFLLLHNVAADTCVAMDEWVQNPTAHTALDDILPCVDSATAQETLLRNKEVTAQLVDLINEVITNVSNLNFAPAFVPMYFNQSGPLVPTLCNPFFPDLTDRVCTAGEVNLNNATEVWGKYVCQVSPNGICTTAGRLTPTFYSQMSTGVSLCNGLYNYAPILVQLQDCTFARETFSDVYRHHCPGLSRYSRWIYIGLVIVSTSVMLSLLFWVIYGRERRHRIYTKEVMAESAQGTEGEKDLGEIPEH, translated from the exons ATGTTAAATTACGGTTCTCTTCCCTCCTCTCTGCTTCTCCTTCTGCTCATTTTTCTCTTCCTATCTTCTCCAACTTTCGTTTTCTTCTCTCATGGGGACTCTAACTTTCCACCCCTCCAATCACCGCCAAACTCAG GGTGGGATTTTGATGGGAAATATGAAGTGGGGTATCAATGGGGGACTGGGAGGTTCCTTATGGAGGGAGTCGAGGGACCCTTTGGCGCACCGGTTGAACGCTCATCGATTGTGTTAGCTGCACAGAGAACACAGAGGAAAGACCCTCTCAATGGGTTCAAGAGGTACACAGGAGGCTGGAATATCAGTGATCATCATTACTGGGCT TCGGTGGGTTTTACTGCAGTTCCCCTTTTTGCCATTGCTGCAATCTGGTTCCTGGGTTTTGGCTTGTGCTTGCTGATCATCTCCGTCTGCTACTTTTGCTGTCAAAGGCAGACTTATGGCTATTCTCGGACAGCCTATGTTCTTTCTCTTATATTCCTTGTGCTCTTCACCATTGCAACAAT CATCGGATGTGTTGTGTTATACACTGGTCAACAGAGGTTTCACAGTAGCACAACAAGTACTTTGGAGTATGTTGTACATCAGGCAGATCTTACAGTCGAACAATTGAGGAATGCATCGGATTATCTTGCTTCGGCCAAGCAGCTTGGAGTTGATCAAGTTTATTTACCTGCTAACGTTCAAACTGATATCGATCAAATCGGAGGAAAGATTAATTATTCTGCTAATACCCTTGCTGAGAAAACCGTGGAGAATTCAAAGGACATACGAGATCTCTTAGATTCAAT GAGGTTGGCGCTTATCATAAGTGCTGCCATTCTGCTTGTCTTAACATTTCTGGGATTGT TATTTTCACTTTTCGGGATGCAGTTGCTTGTGTACAT CCTGGTAATCGCAGCATGGATACTTGTGACGGGAACATTTATTTTGTGTGGCACGTTCCTTCTTCTACATAA TGTAGCTGCAGATACTTGTGTCGCAATGGATGAATGGGTCCAAAACCCCACCGCTCATACAGCTTTAGATGACATACTGCCCTGTGTAGACAGTGCAACCGCCCAAGAAACCTTGCTGCGAAACAAAGAAGTCACCGCACAACTGGTAGACTTGATCAACGAGGTCATCACCAACGTCTCTAACTTAAATTTCGCCCCTGCCTTTGTGCCAATGTACTTCAATCAATCTGGTCCCTTGGTGCCAACCCTCTGCAACCCATTTTTTCCTGACTTGACCGATCGAGTTTGCACTGCAGGCGAAGTAAACTTGAACAATGCAACAGAG GTATGGGGAAAATATGTCTGCCAGGTTTCACCAAACGGGATTTGCACCACAGCGGGGCGTTTGACCCCAACTTTCTACAGCCAGATGAGTACCGGAGTAAGTCTGTGTAACGGCTTGTATAATTATGCCCCTATACTGGTTCAACTGCAAGACTGCACGTTTGCTAGGGAAACTTTTAGTGACGTTTACCGGCATCATTGTCCCGGCCTAAGCCGGTACAGTAGATGGATCTACATTGGGTTGGTGATTGTTTCTACCTCAGTCATGCTCTCACTCCTCTTCTGGGTCATATATGGGAGGGAGCGGCGCCACCGCATTTATACGAAAGAGGTAATGGCTGAATCCGCTCAAGGTACTGAAGGAGAAAAGGATCTTGGTGAAATTCCGGAGCATTGA
- the LOC126605434 gene encoding 40S ribosomal protein S11, with translation MAEQTEKAFLKQPKVFLSSKKTGKGKRPGKGGNRFWKSVGLGFKTPRDAIEGTYIDKKCPFTGNVSIRGRILSGTCHSAKMSRTIIVRRNYLHYIKKYQRYEKRHSNIPAHVSPCFRVKEGDYVIIGQCRPLSKTVRFNVLKVTPAGSSGTGKKAFTGI, from the exons ATGGCGGAACAG ACCGAGAAGGCTTTCTTGAAGCAGCCCAAGGTTTTCCTCAG CTCAAAGAAGACAGGGAAGGGAAAGAGGCCTGGAAAGGGAGGCAATCGCTTCTGGAAGAGTGTTGGGTTGGGATTCAAGACCCCCCGAGATGCTATAGAAG GAACATACATTGACAAGAAGTGCCCTTTCACTGGCAACGTCTCCATCAGGGGTCGTATTCTCTCTGGTACTTGCCACAGTGCCAAGATGTCGAGGACCATTATTGTTCGCCGCAATTACCttcattatattaaaaaataccaGAG ATACGAGAAAAGGCACTCAAACATTCCGGCTCACGTTTCACCTTGCTTCCGTGTGAAAGAGGGAGATTATGTCATTATTGGCCAGTGCAG GCCATTGTCAAAGACAGTGAGGTTTAATGTGTTGAAGGTGACTCCAGCCGGTTCATCTGGAACTGGGAAGAAAGCATTCACTGGAATATGA
- the LOC126601889 gene encoding uncharacterized protein LOC126601889 yields the protein MYRVASPSEYLVITGVGIDDIKLAKKAWILPGQSFIIFDMSPVNYTFEVQAMSSEKLPFMLPAVFTIGPRIDDMESLHKYAKLISRHDKLSSHVKELVQGIIEGETRVLAASMTMEEVFKGTKEFKQEVFGKVQLELNQFGLLIYNANVKQLVDVPGHEYFSYLGQKTQMEAANQARVDVAEAKKKGEIGSKLREGETLQNAAKIDAETKIYGTKREGEGRMAEIKVKAEVKVYENVREAEVAEANAELAKKKAGWAKEAQVAEVEAAKAVALRDAELQTEVERMNALTMTEKLKAEFLSKASVEYETKVQEANWELYNKQKASEAILYQREKEADAKKALAEAEFCARQQAADGEFYAKKKEAEGLMALGQAQGAYLRHLLDAVGGNYAAMRDFMMINSGMFQEIAKINAEAVRGLQPKISIWTNGGGEGGDGGANGAMKEISGVYKMLPPLFKTVHEQTGMSPPAWMGTLDNSHPKERTCVTMLWYRVANASEYLVITGVGIDDVKLAKKAWIMPGQSCSVFDMSPVNYTFEVQAMSSEKLPFILPAVFTIGPRVDDVPSLHKYAKLLCRHDQLSSHVKDLVQGIIEGETRVLAASMTMEDVFKGTKEFKKEVFDKVQLELNQFGLLIYNANVKQLVDVRGHEYFSYLGQKIQMEAANKARVDVAEAKKKGEIGSKEREGLTLQNAAKIDAETKIFRTQREGEGKMEEIKTRTEVKVFENIREAEVAKANAELAKKKAGWAKEAHVAEVEASKAVALREAELQKEVERMNALTRTEKLKAELLTEASVEYETKVQSANSEFYKEQKAADAILYQREKEAEAQKATAEAQLFARQQAADGDFYAKKKATEAELYARQQAADAECYAKQKEAEGLMALGQAQGAYLRSLWDALGGNYAAMRDYMMINSGMFQEIAKINAEAVRGLQPKISIWTNNGGEGGDGGANGAMKEIAGVYKALPPLFNTVHEQTGMKPPAWMGTLSNCPSTNSTLDSN from the exons atgtatagagttgcaagccctTCAGAGTATCTGGTGATCACGGGGGTCGGAATCGATGACATAAAGCTAGCAAAGAAGGCATGGATCCTCCCCGGCCAGTCCTTCATAATCTTCGACATGTCCCCGGTTAACTATACCTTCGAAGTCCAAGCCATGAGCTCGGAAAAGCTTCCCTTCATGCTCCCCGCCGTCTTCACCATCGGCCCACGCATTGACGACATGGAAAGCCTCCACAAGTACGCCAAGCTCATTTCTCGCCACGACAAGCTCTCCAGCCACGTCAAAGAGCTTGTGCAGGGAATCATAGAAGGCGAGACGCGTGTTCTCGCTGCCTCGATGACCATGGAGGAGGTGTTTAAGGGGACCAAAGAGTTTAAGCAAGAGGTGTTTGGGAAGGTTCAGTTGGAACTTAACCAGTTTGGGCTTTTGATATATAATGCAAATGTCAAACAGTTGGTGGATGTCCCAGGGCATGAGTATTTTAGTTACTTGGGGCAGAAGACACAGATGGAGGCGGCGAATCAAGCAAGGGTTGATGTGGCGGAGGCAAAGAAGAAGGGGGAGATAGGGTCGAAGCTGAGGGAGGGGGAGACGTTGCAGAACGCGGCTAAGATTGACGCGGAGACTAAGATATATGGGACGAAGAGAGAGGGGGAGGGGAGGATGGCGGAGATTAAGGTGAAGGCGGAGGTGAAGGTGTATGAGAATGTAAGGGAGGCTGAGGTGGCCGAGGCAAATGCTGAGCTGGCGAAGAAGAAGGCCGGGTGGGCGAAAGAGGCGCAGGTGGCGGAGGTGGAGGCTGCAAAGGCAGTGGCATTGAGGGATGCGGAGTTGCAAACGGAGGTGGAGAGGATGAATGCCTTGACTATGACGGAGAAGCTTAAAGCTGAGTTTTTGAGTAAGGCCAGCGTTGAGTATGAAACGAAG GTACAAGAGGCGAATTGGGAGTTATACAACAAACAAAAAGCCTCAGAGGCAATTCTTTACCAAAGGGAGAAGGAGGCAGATGCCAAAAAGGCATTGGCGGAGGCAGAATTCTGTGCACGTCAACAAGCTGCCGATGGAGAATTTTATGCCAAGAAAAAAGAGGCTGAGGGACTCATGGCTCTTGGACAAGCTCAAGGTGCATATCTACGCCACCTTTTGGATGCAGTTGGAGGCAACTATGCAGCCATGAGAGACTTTATGATGATCAATAGTGGCATGTTTCAAGAAATTGCTAAGATCAACGCCGAGGCCGTGCGCGGGCTTCAGCCGAAAATCAGCATTTGGACTAATGGCGGGGGAgagggtggtgatggtggtgcaAATGGGGCTATGAAGGAAATTTCCGGAGTTTACAAGATGTTGCCACCGTTGTTCAAGACGGTTCATGAACAAACCGGCATGTCGCCTCCTGCTTGGATGGGCACTTTGGACAATTCTCATCCTA AAGAACGTACGTGCGTAACCATGTTGTGGTACAGAGTCGCGAACGCTTCAGAGTATTTAGTGATCACCGGAGTCGGAATCGATGACGTCAAGCTTGCAAAGAAGGCATGGATTATGCCCGGCCAATCCTGCAGCGTATTCGACATGTCCCCTGTCAACTACACCTTCGAAGTACAAGCCATGAGCTCCGAAAAGCTCCCCTTCATCCTCCCCGCCGTCTTCACTATCGGTCCCCGCGTCGACGACGTGCCCAGCCTCCACAAGTACGCTAAGCTCCTCTGCCGCCACGATCAGCTCTCCAGCCACGTCAAAGACCTCGTCCAGGGCATCATCGAGGGTGAGACCCGCGTTCTGGCCGCCTCGATGACGATGGAGGACGTGTTCAAGGGGACCAAAGAATTTAAGAAAGAGGTGTTTGACAAGGTTCAGTTAGAATTGAATCAATTCGGGCTTTTGATTTACAATGCAAATGTCAAACAGTTGGTGGACGTCCGTGGGCATGAGTATTTTAGCTACTTGGGGCAGAAGATACAGATGGAGGCGGCGAATAAGGCTAGGGTTGATGTGGCGGAGGCGAAGAAGAAAGGCGAGATAGGGTCAAAAGAGAGGGAGGGGTTGACGCTGCAGAACGCGGCCAAGATTGATGCAGAGACGAAGATTTTTAGGACgcagagggagggagaggggaAAATGGAGGAGATTAAGACGAGGACGGAGGTGAAGGTATTTGAGAATATTAGGGAGGCTGAGGTGGCGAAGGCCAATGCCGAGCTGGCAAAGAAGAAGGCTGGGTGGGCAAAGGAGGCGCATGTGGCGGAGGTGGAGGCTTCGAAAGCGGTGGCGTTGAGAGAGGCGGAGTTGCAAAAGGAGGTGGAGAGGATGAATGCCTTGACCAGGACGGAGAAGCTTAAGGCTGAGTTATTGACTGAGGCCAGTGTTGAGTATGAAACCAAG GTGCAATCGGCAAATTCGGAGTTCTACAAAGAACAAAAAGCTGCGGATGCAATTCTTTACCAAAGAGAGAAAGAGGCTGAGGCACAAAAAGCAACTGCAGAGGCACAACTCTTTGCTCGTCAACAAGCTGCCGATGGAGACTTTTATGCGAAGAAGAAGGCGACAGAGGCGGAGCTCTATGCTCGTCAACAAGCTGCTGATGCAGAATGTTATGCAAAGCAAAAAGAGGCTGAGGGACTCATGGCCCTCGGACAAGCCCAAGGCGCATATCTACGCTCCCTTTGGGACGCGCTTGGAGGCAACTATGCAGCCATGAGGGACTATATGATGATCAACAGTGGCATGTTTCAAGAAATTGCTAAGATCAATGCTGAAGCCGTGCGCGGTCTTCAGCCAAAGATTAGCATTTGGACTAATAACGGTGGGGAAGGCGGTGACGGTGGTGCCAACGGCGCTATGAAGGAGATTGCTGGTGTTTACAAGGCATTGCCACCATTGTTCAATACAGTTCATGAACAAACTGGCATGAAGCCACCAGCTTGGATGGGCACTTTGTCCAATTGTCCTTCCACCAACTCGACTCTCGATAGCAACTGA
- the LOC126601888 gene encoding flotillin-like protein 3: protein MWYKVANASEYLAITGVGIDDIKLAKKAWIMPGQTCTVFDMTPVNYTFQVQAMSSEMLPFTLPAVFTIGPRTDDMPSLHKYAKLLCRQDQLSNNVRDLVLGIIEGETRVLAASMTMEDVFKMTKEFKEQVFDKVQLELNQFGLWIYNANVKQLVDAPGQEYFSYLGQKIQMEAANKARVDVAEAKKNGEIGSKERQGLTLQNAAKINAETKIFRTKREGEEKMEGIRTRTQVKVFENMREAEVAEANADLMKKKAGWTKEAHVAEVEASKAVALREAELQKEVERMNALTRKEKLTAELLTEANVEYETKVQSANSEFYKEQKATDAVLYQREKEAEAQKATAEAQLYARQQAADGDFYARKKATEAELYARQQAADAKCYARKKEAEGLMALGHAQGAYLLSLLDPVGGNYAAIRDFMMIKRGMLQEVAKINAEAVRGLKPKISIWTNGCGEGGDGGANGAMKEIAGVYKALPPLFHTVHEQTGI, encoded by the exons ATGTGGTACAAAGTTGCGAACGCTTCAGAGTATCTAGCGATCACCGGCGTCGGAATCGACGACATCAAGCTTGCAAAGAAGGCATGGATTATGCCCGGCCAAACCTGCACCGTCTTCGACATGACCCCCGTCAACTACACCTTCCAAGTCCAAGCCATGAGCTCGGAAATGCTCCCCTTCACCCTCCCCGCCGTCTTCACCATCGGACCCCGCACCGACGACATGCCCAGCCTCCACAAGTACGCCAAGCTCCTCTGCCGCCAGGATCAGCTCTCCAACAATGTGAGAGACCTTGTCCTGGGCATCATCGAGGGTGAGACGCGGGTTCTCGCTGCCTCAATGACAATGGAGGACGTGTTTAAGATGACAAAAGAGTTTAAGGAACAGGTGTTTGATAAGGTTCAGTTGGAATTGAATCAATTCGGGCTGTGGATATACAATGCAAATGTCAAACAGTTGGTGGACGCTCCGGGGCAAGAGTATTTTAGTTACTTGGGGCAGAAGATACAGATGGAGGCGGCGAATAAGGCTAGGGTTGACGTGGCGGAGGCGAAGAAGAACGGGGAGATTGGGTCAAAAGAGAGGCAGGGGCTGACGCTGCAGAACGCGGCTAAGATTAATGCGGAGACGAAGATTTTTAGGAcgaagagggagggagaggagAAGATGGAGGGGATTAGGACGAGGACGCAGGTGAAGGTGTTTGAGAATATGAGGGAGGCTGAGGTGGCGGAGGCCAATGCTGatctgatgaagaagaaggccgGGTGGACCAAGGAGGCGCACGTGGCGGAGGTGGAGGCTTCAAAGGCGGTGGCCTTAAGGGAGGCGGAGTTGCAAAAGGAGGTAGAGAGGATGAATGCCTTGACTAGGAAGGAGAAGCTTACGGCTGAGTTATTGACTGAGGCCAATGTTGAGTATGAAACCAAG GTGCAATCGGCAAATTCGGAGTTCTACAAAGAACAAAAAGCTACGGATGCAGTTCTTTACCAACGAGAGAAAGAGGCTGAGGCACAAAAAGCAACTGCAGAGGCACAACTCTATGCCCGTCAACAAGCTGCTGATGGAGACTTTTATGCCAGGAAAAAAGCGACGGAGGCAGAGCTCTATGCTCGTCAACAAGCTGCTGATGCAAAATGTTATGCAAGAAAAAAAGAGGCTGAGGGACTCATGGCCCTCGGACACGCCCAAGGCGCATATCTGCTCTCTCTTCTGGACCCAGTCGGAGGCAACTATGCAGCTATCAGGGACTTTATGATGATCAAGCGTGGCATGCTTCAAGAAGTTGCTAAGATCAATGCTGAAGCCGTGCGAGGTCTAAAGCCAAAGATTAGCATTTGGACTAATGGCTGCGGGgagggtggtgatggtggtgccAATGGGGCTATGAAGGAGATTGCTGGTGTTTACAAGGCGTTGCCACCACTGTTCCATACAGTTCATGAACAAACTGGCATATGA